Proteins from one Rhineura floridana isolate rRhiFlo1 chromosome 16, rRhiFlo1.hap2, whole genome shotgun sequence genomic window:
- the MTCP1 gene encoding protein p13 MTCP-1 translates to MAEEEEGGDARAPPVRLWVRRIGVYCDENQETWLVASEEEAGTLKARIRRVRVPPGQALCPSRLPASQLPHMWQLSEGQQYRDSNSRIWDIEHHLMIMGVEELLLKLLPSD, encoded by the exons atggcagaagaagaggaaggtggtGATGCCCGAGCCCCACCCGTCCGCCTCTGGGTGCGACGGATAGGTGTCTATTGCGATGAGAACCAGGAAACATGGCTGGTGGCATCAGAAGAG GAGGCAGGTACGTTGAAAGCCCGGATCAGAAGAGTCCGGGTGCCCCCGGGACAGGCGCTGTGCCCCAGCCGCCTCCCTGCATCCCAGCTGCCCCACATGTGGCAGCTTTCAGAGGGGCAACAGTACCGGGACAGTAACTCCCGCATCTGGGACATCGAGCATCATTTAATG ATCATGGGAGTGGAGGAGCTGCTGCTGAAACTCTTGCCAAGTGATTAA
- the CMC4 gene encoding cx9C motif-containing protein 4 → MAQKDPCQKQACEIQKCLQANNYLESKCEVVLQEMRRCCARYPRGRSVSCSGFELQEKEKQKQILASNGFRIPQP, encoded by the exons ATGGCTCAGAAAGACCCCTGCCAGAAACAGGCTTGTGAAATCCAGAAATGCTTGCAAG CCAACAACTACTTGGAATCTAAATGTGAGGTCGTTCTCCAGGAGATGCGAAGATGTTGCGCCCGGTATCCCAGGGGCAGATCCGTCTCATGTTCAGGGTTTGAGTTACaggaaaaagagaaacagaagcaGATATTGGCTTCCAACGGATTTCGCATCCCGCAGCCCTGA